One window of Pseudacidobacterium ailaaui genomic DNA carries:
- a CDS encoding type IV secretion system protein translates to MDFLILIKNGCDNLTATAAPSVDALGLRMVIALATIMLVWFGVQESLASAQGGPGFNVGKFLSFFLLITFAYSFVKFYDGSIPGIGYSLKGFVSGGTSSLVDYIGSDSTQEVQNTIRTALSQVGGLSPSFTEPYTLLCTYTVQIVLSILTALIGVIIAYGAIGATVIGLLGPVFIPWMVFDKTDFLFWGWLRAFIAFEFYKVVAAATMSVMSHLLITYLTSGAMTIDAPQRLITLMPGLLILCIVAGFVLLKIPTMTATLFSGHTGGHGIGMGGLITAAIIRAI, encoded by the coding sequence CGGGCTTCGCATGGTCATTGCGCTCGCCACGATCATGCTGGTCTGGTTTGGCGTACAGGAGTCGCTCGCTTCGGCGCAGGGCGGCCCAGGCTTCAACGTCGGCAAGTTCCTGAGCTTCTTCCTGCTCATCACCTTTGCGTACAGCTTCGTGAAATTCTACGACGGCTCGATTCCCGGTATCGGCTACTCGTTGAAAGGATTCGTCAGCGGGGGAACAAGCAGTTTGGTTGACTACATCGGCAGCGACTCGACGCAGGAGGTGCAGAATACAATCCGCACGGCCCTGAGTCAGGTCGGGGGTCTGTCTCCATCCTTCACCGAACCGTACACGCTGCTCTGCACCTACACCGTGCAGATTGTACTCAGTATTCTGACGGCATTGATCGGCGTCATCATTGCCTACGGAGCGATCGGAGCGACGGTCATCGGCCTACTCGGCCCGGTGTTCATCCCCTGGATGGTCTTCGACAAGACGGACTTCCTTTTCTGGGGTTGGCTCCGGGCCTTCATCGCTTTCGAGTTCTACAAGGTCGTGGCCGCGGCGACCATGAGTGTGATGAGCCACTTGCTGATCACCTATCTGACCAGTGGCGCAATGACTATCGATGCACCACAACGTCTTATTACGCTCATGCCCGGTCTGCTCATTCTCTGTATCGTTGCCGGCTTCGTTCTGCTCAAGATCCCCACCATGACGGCAACGCTCTTCTCCGGCCACACGGGCGGCCACGGCATCGGCATGGGTGGATTGATTACCGCGGCAATCATCCGGGCCATTTAG
- a CDS encoding VirB8/TrbF family protein: MTTQTSTPPDITRAAERYLEQYGDPLVMNTYLKVTILVLAGIVVLLGAIVYRGQMALASVHPLIVRINDVGRAEAIDYRNFQYRPQEAENKYYLTRWAELYFSRNRFTIERDQTDALYFLNGDVQRAVIDQERKDGIIAKYQGDSSLPFVDVEVKNVILDDLRQSPYSARIEFEKIYSNPTDHSELKREQWTASVTYVFREQVKNKELAVNPLGLTIVRFRADQAFE; this comes from the coding sequence ATGACAACTCAAACATCAACCCCTCCCGACATCACCCGCGCCGCCGAGCGGTACCTCGAACAGTACGGCGATCCGCTCGTGATGAACACCTACCTCAAGGTCACGATCCTGGTCCTTGCAGGCATCGTGGTCCTGCTCGGCGCGATCGTCTATCGCGGCCAGATGGCGCTGGCGAGTGTTCATCCGTTGATCGTGCGCATCAACGACGTGGGCCGCGCCGAAGCCATCGATTATCGCAACTTCCAGTACCGTCCCCAGGAGGCCGAGAACAAATACTATCTGACCCGCTGGGCGGAGCTTTACTTCAGCCGCAACCGCTTCACCATCGAGCGCGACCAGACCGACGCTCTTTACTTCCTCAACGGCGACGTGCAGCGGGCGGTCATCGATCAGGAACGCAAGGACGGCATCATCGCCAAATATCAGGGCGATAGCTCGCTCCCATTTGTCGATGTCGAGGTGAAGAATGTCATTCTCGACGACCTCCGCCAGTCACCCTATTCGGCGCGCATCGAGTTCGAGAAGATTTACTCGAATCCCACGGATCACAGCGAACTCAAGCGGGAGCAATGGACCGCCAGCGTCACCTACGTCTTCCGCGAGCAGGTGAAGAACAAGGAACTGGCCGTCAATCCTCTGGGATTGACCATCGTCCGCTTCCGAGCCGACCAGGCGTTCGAGTAG
- a CDS encoding single-stranded DNA-binding protein produces MYQNRISLIGFLGQDASTYTANNASFTVLSLATKSSYKDKKSGEYKGHTEWHRCIVWGKLAEYAKTLTKGAHLAIDGELRSRERVDKKTGVKSRVWEVRVASILKLDRAEKAAPEETADDEINPEEEAA; encoded by the coding sequence ATGTATCAGAATCGCATCTCGCTCATCGGATTCCTCGGCCAGGACGCCAGCACCTACACCGCCAACAATGCCAGCTTCACCGTTCTCTCGCTTGCCACCAAAAGCTCGTACAAGGACAAGAAGTCGGGCGAGTACAAGGGCCATACCGAGTGGCATCGCTGCATCGTCTGGGGCAAGTTGGCCGAGTACGCGAAGACGCTCACAAAGGGCGCGCATCTGGCCATCGACGGCGAACTGCGCAGCCGCGAGCGCGTGGACAAGAAGACCGGCGTCAAGAGCCGGGTTTGGGAGGTGCGCGTGGCTTCGATCCTGAAGCTCGACCGCGCCGAAAAGGCCGCCCCGGAAGAGACCGCGGACGATGAGATCAACCCCGAGGAAGAGGCTGCGTAA
- a CDS encoding CpaF family protein produces MSFDLILPFMRPIEPLLLDDGISEIMGNPDGSWWYERDGIIHRETTVSFDAGKLRTGLEVIANNIGKKLDDDNPLLHAQLPDGSRLAAVIPPVVRPAPALVVRKFTSRQFTVDDLIARGSLTRQLAEFLEEQIRTGKTLLISGGTGSGKTTLLRILANAIPDTERIVVIEDTSELGIQKPNILATECQTDTFKSSVTFDDLLKSALRWRPDRIILGEVRGVEARTLLDSLNTGHSGSLATIHANSATKALRRFANLVLRSHAQAAFSDIEAEIGESVDFVVHVDREPGRRVIREVLALTGYDRPSQRFQMEYVYRAGEGPATETIPC; encoded by the coding sequence ATGAGTTTCGATCTGATCCTTCCGTTTATGCGCCCCATCGAACCGCTGCTGCTCGACGACGGCATCAGCGAAATCATGGGTAATCCCGACGGCTCATGGTGGTACGAGCGCGACGGGATCATCCACCGGGAAACGACGGTGTCCTTCGACGCCGGCAAGCTGCGCACCGGCCTCGAAGTGATCGCCAACAACATCGGCAAAAAGCTCGACGATGACAACCCGCTGCTCCATGCGCAGCTTCCCGATGGCAGCCGCCTGGCCGCAGTCATTCCGCCCGTTGTGCGGCCTGCTCCGGCGCTCGTAGTCCGCAAGTTCACCAGCCGACAGTTTACGGTCGATGACCTCATCGCTCGCGGTTCGCTGACGCGGCAGCTTGCAGAGTTCCTTGAAGAACAGATTCGGACCGGGAAGACGCTGTTGATCAGCGGCGGAACAGGTTCGGGAAAGACGACTCTGCTGCGCATTCTGGCCAACGCCATCCCGGATACGGAGCGCATCGTCGTCATCGAAGATACTTCCGAGCTTGGCATTCAGAAGCCGAACATTCTGGCGACTGAATGCCAGACCGATACCTTCAAGAGCAGCGTCACCTTCGACGACCTCTTGAAGTCCGCTCTCCGCTGGCGGCCCGACCGGATCATTCTGGGCGAAGTCCGCGGAGTCGAGGCGCGCACACTGCTCGACTCCCTCAATACGGGCCACTCCGGCTCGCTCGCTACGATCCACGCTAACTCGGCCACAAAGGCGCTTCGCCGCTTTGCGAATCTCGTCCTTCGTTCCCATGCGCAAGCCGCTTTCTCCGACATCGAAGCCGAGATTGGCGAGTCTGTCGATTTCGTTGTCCATGTGGATCGCGAGCCAGGGCGTCGCGTGATCCGTGAAGTACTCGCA